The following proteins come from a genomic window of Aspergillus luchuensis IFO 4308 DNA, chromosome 3, nearly complete sequence:
- a CDS encoding uncharacterized protein (TransMembrane:1 (o43-64i)) has protein sequence MESSQAFSLSRRAVAIAMPLWARDDSDSSSGEKPVSNFLKSGVPGIIVGIFFLIAVSVCCYFLWRNKKRDAKEAAAVRDWNDA, from the exons ATGGAATCATCCCaagccttctctctctcccggCGAGCAGTCGCTATTGCGATGCCTCTGTGGGCTCGCGACGACTCGGATTCCTCGTCTGGCGAGAAGCCCGTCAGTAACTTCCTCAAGAGCGGCGTGCCAGGCATCATCGTTGGCAT ATTCTTCCTGATCGCAGTCTCTGTATGCTGCTATTTCCTTTGGCGCAACAAAAAGCGAGATGCCAAAGAAGCCGCGGCGGTACGAGACTGGAATGATGCATGA